A window of Mesomycoplasma lagogenitalium contains these coding sequences:
- a CDS encoding type II toxin-antitoxin system antitoxin SocA domain-containing protein: MNKFKPISALLFFETFLKYCNLKKFKDWNLLTWQQKMLFFTHWAVLKKFDISLFKEEFKAFYFGTNILEVFWKQKYTVFKSEDIEKTTESKIKRELSDKFNIEDKIIDYILSVWNKLGNLTREELVILAHQLNSWKDIYDENSVGKTITNNKMKEDNLDILEKYLDIK; encoded by the coding sequence ATGAACAAATTTAAACCAATATCTGCTTTATTGTTTTTTGAAACTTTTTTAAAATATTGTAATTTAAAAAAGTTTAAGGACTGAAATTTGCTTACTTGACAGCAGAAAATGCTGTTTTTTACTCACTGAGCAGTTTTAAAGAAATTTGATATTTCACTATTTAAAGAAGAATTTAAAGCATTTTATTTTGGAACAAACATTCTAGAAGTGTTTTGAAAACAAAAATATACTGTTTTTAAAAGTGAAGATATTGAAAAAACTACAGAAAGCAAAATAAAAAGGGAATTAAGCGATAAATTTAACATTGAAGATAAAATCATTGATTACATTTTATCTGTTTGAAATAAACTCGGAAATTTAACAAGAGAGGAGTTGGTAATTTTAGCACATCAATTAAATTCTTGAAAAGATATTTATGATGAAAACAGTGTTGGCAAAACAATCACAAACAATAAAATGAAGGAAGATAATCTAGATATTTTAGAAAAATATTTAGATATTAAATAA
- a CDS encoding Mbov_0401 family ICE element transposase-like protein, which translates to MKDIIFKEKEKEEKMNFYESDDLNNSYWLKSMKEKIEKEDEEYRLKGEYRKDKWRVQKKIERKLKTIFGLLVFKITKYQRINEDGKIETKQFENDFYLKNRNYQIEVDLQKLLVNWVIKGISATELASKFDVSRTYIINLVKTKAEQVKEKNFIEESKDKNILYINLDDTFLSLKKNNRKIKFKHRMLVISTGLNEKEKWKIYHLLLKIEHKDKKCHSVKELIEITKNVIKEKYGNKNFKILVMGDGASWIKRIAKGLDATYITDIYHILANGNKVLGYYWNKYKSNKEELKKPKENWILNLWKNIKKLVLEFKFQEVIELLENILSNAGALLSEQKTTQIKKLINYLIKNDLKTENYLPKNGYQGTHTEISVSHYLKKFIIKRFSTFSQKTARAILKLNEKPNNTYIFI; encoded by the coding sequence ATGAAAGATATAATATTTAAAGAAAAAGAAAAGGAAGAAAAAATGAATTTTTATGAATCTGACGATTTAAATAACTCATATTGATTAAAGTCAATGAAAGAGAAAATAGAAAAAGAAGATGAAGAATATCGTCTTAAAGGCGAATATCGCAAAGATAAATGAAGAGTTCAAAAGAAAATTGAAAGAAAATTAAAAACGATTTTTGGACTTTTAGTTTTTAAAATTACTAAATATCAAAGAATAAATGAAGATGGTAAAATTGAAACAAAGCAATTTGAAAATGATTTTTACTTAAAAAATAGAAATTATCAAATAGAAGTTGATTTGCAAAAACTTCTTGTTAATTGAGTTATAAAAGGCATTTCTGCAACCGAACTAGCATCAAAATTTGATGTTTCAAGAACTTATATAATAAATTTAGTAAAAACTAAAGCAGAACAAGTAAAAGAAAAGAATTTCATTGAAGAAAGTAAAGATAAAAACATACTTTACATTAATTTAGATGATACTTTTTTATCTTTGAAAAAGAATAATCGGAAAATAAAATTTAAACATCGTATGTTAGTTATTTCCACTGGTTTAAATGAAAAAGAGAAATGAAAAATTTATCACTTATTATTGAAGATAGAGCACAAAGACAAAAAATGTCATTCAGTAAAAGAATTAATTGAAATAACTAAAAATGTGATAAAAGAAAAATATGGTAATAAAAATTTTAAAATTCTAGTTATGGGTGATGGAGCAAGTTGAATTAAAAGAATAGCAAAAGGTTTAGATGCTACATACATAACAGATATTTATCACATTTTAGCAAACGGTAATAAAGTTTTAGGTTATTATTGAAATAAATATAAAAGCAATAAAGAAGAACTTAAAAAGCCGAAAGAAAATTGAATATTAAATTTATGAAAGAATATAAAAAAATTAGTTCTAGAATTTAAATTTCAAGAAGTAATTGAGTTATTGGAAAACATTTTATCAAATGCTGGTGCATTATTGTCAGAGCAAAAAACTACACAAATAAAAAAATTAATCAATTATTTAATAAAAAATGATTTAAAAACCGAAAATTACTTACCAAAAAACGGTTATCAAGGAACACACACAGAAATTAGTGTGTCGCACTATTTAAAAAAATTTATAATTAAAAGATTTTCTACTTTTTCACAAAAAACTGCAAGAGCAATTTTAAAATTAAACGAAAAGCCAAATAATACTTATATTTTTATCTAA
- a CDS encoding Mbov_0399 family ICE element protein, whose translation MKRKTKFHLLLSTIPIVFTLPFFISANSNNEVISGKFEINRIEYSEKIFNSFSDNVKTKSYENITMNKLEKQLENFIINKSVKTKILDNLKKKISETQFFKTINFEFTYSTEEIYRQEDIFHEKEPEKIIDLIHIKCSYEIDEININNSNPINNVNNKVETNENIKINHYVSLSNNDLIEDAKYKYNKIFTDIKNMHFNQEFMSDNWNEKWKWNSELNKIFQTFILPKLFTNNIIKNVKFNNLIIESKIDNSKKNLKISFDLNYINIKDGSKNQLPLKLKKSLAPIDEFLKKNSLSNTDKNGKKIEKINFTTYLSTFDKNLNDNQKRQLINTIKKDLKDFFTDLNSNEIYDFDDFNELFAHSDNLPSSVQELGLNELPIEFLSIFKHTENIKNIEFDNIEIIESYQNSKTQFNLSINFDFKYNFASDEEKTEINNSTTNSSNNSNYSYLINDPKWLEQLPKDKSDININTNNKIGFSAEAETFISTDGFVFQSGIKENNSKDQRWKNNENFLPMMKFTIDGIETVNRPKEIYAWGQNYNYGSFEENLSILDYSDDVNLSKEKQNDSNGWFGANKNLWKTSTKNWKNFLSLKPEQTINYKFGHKTYKADDGKWAKYEKPDYEKVIKNEKDLNQWIDNLDIKLYNSSINLQDRNTKIKDIKNKEWNISDILYDMNVLENNIFNYDKNYSILKNQKSKKIGEEIKKKIIESYKKQLEFISSKTNENANKIVKIKNLNIDVNFKFVNYWKDEAHFDSRITAFKVKISFDWDFSEIKKLKQQEINDLNAKNQELIENLNKLKLSLVENGWITPGGTISYNSETNFVDAFDKTKILDKKSNYKVILEKQEEIKQFVSENNELNINAKFENNDSDNTSILKFNYIDINGNNSSIIVFDRINYERIDNFVDYKIEKRLKIKPSSYIDKTNSTEYSPLQSEVPTKITREFMVENEKVIEEIDIYYNFPTLEFFSPKEKNEILYINNEAIPIYNNIYKYQFKDKFNDPKTNTLLAKLLDVEKKYKLTNDEELKKEYEKTLNQYQNINLYLIEVKKFDAQTKATETVFRKKILIQSQKDILFNVKFFAWNPNENPEQREIIEQFLKDPKGNYILDKNKNRIPNPKYNPFINSQTGTNLEYVILTDEIRVPIEKGNKATLKLIYNHNNQFILFNPLNAQGEKREIKTLNQTHNVYEITNIYEAHVVYGGIKLELSDGINRFDVWKYNEKTKEWDKQEFYSNNLNFYKNKENVIGDAGLFKIVANRDDGQAKHKLVYIKKNNGQNIKINDEFFSKSIKENSNFVYLKDNITPLWDHYWGKQLLVFLKTKYNLDVNIAKILSYDEILNYWKEFYAFATLETSLVDVLPIVSWKDVKNFMEYNPYPIDKETKNKYREKLKEFVSFPYSEYIDLNIEFESETEIINKLIKQLNQKAKDAIELIKNDFINLNTFQLLIDNQEGDLVSQMLLLSQPQAILKSLLGGNLENLKSKSNNSNKTYIKLLEWAIKEIDNTLKNRNILINYLESQKTAENQQENSLNSKIKIFLSNLNDNLLTSNTFNNNYKLSLILFNQKINEDFKINSFNQSENIDDKIHFNFSTKSNFIHLNTKTITISGNWMKESELFNPKVNTNKINDFYWKNKEVITIQDLNNKDNNFFDDLTYENLEIYSARVNKLEQKSNENQRAILTFNFRKKIISSLEFNDKEYTVYLELKVSTNENPYKVEENNNEKDKNNGNSGNGDDGNDGNGSGGNGSGGNGNGDNGNDGNGSGGNGNGDDGNGSNGNGNGDNGNGGNGEDGNNGNGSGGNGNGDDGNGGNGNGDNGNGGNGEDGNGGNGNGDNGNGGNGEDGNGGNGNGGNGSNGNGNGGNGDNGNGGNGSDDNGDGSNIDTSQITETDFSKMKLEDMFFKKLTNKKELSIKIYENLQKQFEKYFGNNNVSNLIEIENFDKILNSLVKELSLNVEKLIIKPKFEKLSDDKKFIGYTTVNVTNNMLDVNESPEHKKKENEDFQKSKNQNDDDDKNENSSINPTEIAETDFSKMIFKTISFKEIIDKQILKDEIFRELVKQTTKYFGNNDIKELIEIEKEEDIIDALLKPKTLNSIVATLIPKMKELSDGRKFKGSAKITITNDLLNIIHSPFYKGKNNKTNDGEQIKSALESLDDLKKTSNILLISGVLLITITFSSYGGYVLYIRRRKII comes from the coding sequence ATGAAAAGAAAAACTAAATTTCACTTGCTATTATCAACAATACCAATAGTTTTTACTTTGCCATTTTTTATAAGTGCTAATAGTAATAATGAAGTTATATCAGGAAAATTTGAAATTAACCGAATTGAATATAGCGAAAAAATATTTAATTCTTTTTCTGACAATGTTAAAACAAAAAGTTATGAAAATATAACGATGAATAAATTGGAAAAACAACTTGAAAATTTTATAATTAATAAATCAGTAAAAACTAAAATTCTTGATAATTTGAAGAAAAAAATAAGTGAAACTCAATTTTTTAAAACTATTAATTTTGAATTTACATATTCCACTGAAGAAATTTATCGCCAAGAGGATATATTTCACGAAAAAGAACCTGAAAAAATAATAGATTTAATTCATATAAAGTGTAGTTATGAAATAGATGAAATAAATATTAATAATTCAAATCCAATAAATAATGTTAATAATAAAGTAGAAACAAATGAAAATATCAAAATTAATCATTATGTTTCATTATCTAATAATGATTTAATTGAAGATGCAAAATATAAATATAATAAAATCTTTACCGATATTAAAAATATGCACTTTAATCAAGAATTTATGTCTGATAATTGAAACGAAAAATGAAAATGAAATTCAGAATTAAATAAAATTTTTCAGACATTCATTTTACCAAAATTATTTACTAACAATATAATAAAAAATGTTAAATTTAATAATCTCATTATCGAATCAAAAATAGATAATAGTAAAAAAAATTTAAAAATATCATTCGACCTTAATTATATAAATATAAAAGACGGTTCAAAAAATCAATTACCATTGAAATTAAAAAAATCACTTGCTCCTATTGATGAATTTTTGAAAAAAAATAGTTTATCTAACACAGATAAAAATGGCAAGAAAATTGAAAAAATAAATTTTACTACATATTTATCAACTTTTGATAAAAACTTAAACGATAATCAAAAAAGACAATTAATTAATACAATAAAAAAGGATTTAAAAGATTTTTTCACTGACTTAAATTCAAATGAAATTTACGATTTTGATGATTTTAACGAACTTTTTGCTCATAGCGACAATTTGCCATCATCAGTCCAAGAATTAGGTTTAAATGAATTGCCAATTGAATTTTTATCAATTTTTAAACATACAGAAAATATAAAAAATATTGAATTTGATAATATTGAAATAATTGAAAGTTATCAGAATTCGAAAACCCAATTTAATTTATCAATAAATTTTGATTTTAAATATAATTTTGCAAGCGATGAAGAAAAAACCGAAATTAATAATTCAACAACAAATTCATCAAATAATAGTAATTATTCATATTTAATAAACGATCCAAAATGATTAGAGCAACTTCCTAAAGACAAAAGCGACATAAATATTAATACAAATAATAAAATAGGTTTTTCTGCAGAAGCTGAAACTTTCATTTCAACAGATGGTTTTGTATTTCAATCTGGAATTAAAGAAAATAATTCAAAAGACCAAAGATGAAAAAATAATGAAAATTTTTTACCTATGATGAAATTTACAATTGATGGAATAGAAACTGTCAATAGACCAAAAGAGATTTATGCTTGAGGTCAAAATTATAATTATGGATCATTTGAGGAAAATCTTAGTATTTTGGACTATTCTGATGATGTTAATTTATCAAAAGAAAAACAAAATGATTCTAACGGTTGATTTGGGGCAAATAAAAATTTATGAAAAACTTCAACAAAAAACTGGAAAAACTTTTTATCTCTTAAACCAGAACAAACAATAAATTATAAATTTGGTCACAAAACATATAAAGCAGATGATGGAAAATGAGCAAAGTATGAAAAACCCGATTATGAAAAAGTCATTAAAAATGAAAAAGATTTAAATCAGTGAATTGATAATTTAGACATAAAACTTTATAATTCTTCTATAAATTTGCAAGATAGAAATACGAAAATTAAAGATATTAAAAATAAAGAATGAAATATATCTGATATATTGTATGATATGAATGTTTTGGAAAATAATATTTTTAACTATGATAAAAATTATTCAATTTTAAAAAATCAAAAATCAAAAAAAATTGGAGAAGAAATTAAAAAGAAAATAATTGAAAGTTATAAAAAACAATTGGAATTTATATCAAGTAAAACAAATGAAAATGCTAATAAAATAGTTAAAATTAAAAATTTAAATATTGATGTTAATTTTAAATTTGTAAATTATTGAAAAGATGAAGCACATTTTGATTCAAGAATTACTGCCTTTAAAGTAAAAATAAGTTTTGATTGAGATTTTTCTGAAATAAAAAAACTTAAACAACAAGAAATTAATGATTTAAATGCTAAAAATCAAGAATTAATTGAAAATTTAAATAAATTAAAATTAAGTTTAGTTGAAAATGGTTGAATAACACCGGGCGGAACAATAAGTTATAATTCAGAAACCAATTTTGTAGATGCATTTGATAAAACTAAAATACTAGATAAAAAATCTAATTATAAAGTTATTTTAGAAAAACAAGAGGAAATTAAACAATTTGTTAGTGAAAATAATGAATTAAATATTAATGCAAAATTTGAAAATAATGATAGTGATAACACTTCCATTTTAAAATTCAATTATATTGATATTAATGGTAATAATTCTTCAATTATAGTGTTTGATAGAATAAATTATGAAAGAATTGATAATTTTGTTGATTATAAAATTGAAAAAAGATTAAAAATTAAACCAAGTTCTTATATTGATAAAACAAATTCAACTGAATATAGTCCACTTCAAAGTGAAGTTCCCACCAAAATAACAAGAGAATTTATGGTTGAAAATGAAAAAGTAATTGAAGAAATTGATATTTACTATAATTTCCCAACACTTGAATTTTTCTCTCCTAAAGAAAAAAACGAAATTTTATATATTAATAATGAAGCAATTCCGATTTATAACAATATTTATAAATATCAATTTAAAGATAAATTCAATGATCCTAAAACAAATACATTATTGGCAAAATTATTAGATGTGGAAAAAAAGTATAAATTAACAAATGATGAAGAGTTAAAAAAGGAATATGAAAAAACATTAAATCAATATCAAAATATCAATCTTTATTTAATAGAGGTGAAAAAATTTGATGCTCAAACTAAAGCAACGGAAACTGTATTTAGAAAAAAAATATTAATTCAATCGCAAAAAGACATTTTATTTAATGTCAAATTTTTTGCTTGAAATCCAAACGAAAATCCCGAGCAAAGAGAAATTATAGAACAATTTTTAAAAGATCCTAAAGGTAATTATATTTTAGATAAAAATAAAAATAGAATTCCTAATCCAAAATATAATCCATTTATTAATAGTCAAACGGGAACTAACTTAGAATATGTAATATTAACTGATGAAATTAGAGTGCCAATTGAAAAAGGAAATAAAGCCACTTTAAAATTAATTTATAATCATAATAATCAATTTATTTTATTTAATCCTTTAAATGCTCAAGGAGAAAAAAGGGAAATTAAAACATTAAATCAAACACATAATGTTTATGAAATTACAAATATTTATGAAGCACATGTTGTTTATGGGGGAATAAAATTAGAATTAAGTGATGGAATTAATCGCTTTGATGTTTGAAAATATAATGAAAAAACCAAAGAATGGGATAAACAAGAATTTTATAGTAATAATTTAAATTTTTATAAAAATAAAGAAAATGTCATCGGAGATGCGGGACTTTTTAAAATAGTAGCAAATAGAGATGATGGGCAAGCAAAACATAAATTAGTTTATATTAAAAAAAATAACGGACAAAATATTAAAATTAATGATGAATTTTTTTCTAAATCAATTAAAGAAAATTCTAACTTTGTTTATTTAAAAGATAATATCACTCCTTTATGAGACCATTATTGAGGAAAGCAATTATTAGTATTTTTAAAAACTAAATATAATTTAGATGTAAATATTGCCAAAATACTTTCTTATGATGAAATTTTAAATTATTGAAAAGAATTTTATGCCTTTGCAACATTAGAAACTTCATTGGTTGATGTTTTGCCAATTGTTAGTTGAAAAGATGTAAAAAATTTTATGGAATATAATCCTTATCCAATTGATAAAGAAACTAAAAATAAATATCGAGAAAAATTAAAAGAATTTGTTTCTTTTCCTTACTCTGAATATATTGATTTAAACATTGAATTTGAAAGTGAAACTGAAATAATTAATAAATTAATAAAGCAATTAAATCAAAAAGCAAAAGATGCTATTGAATTAATAAAAAATGATTTTATTAACTTAAATACCTTTCAATTATTAATTGATAATCAAGAAGGTGATTTGGTTTCTCAAATGTTATTACTTTCTCAACCTCAAGCAATATTAAAATCATTATTAGGTGGGAATTTAGAAAATTTAAAATCCAAATCAAATAACAGTAATAAAACTTATATTAAACTTTTAGAATGAGCAATTAAAGAAATTGATAACACTCTTAAAAATAGAAATATTTTAATTAATTATTTAGAAAGTCAAAAAACCGCGGAAAATCAACAAGAAAATAGTTTAAATTCTAAAATTAAAATATTTTTATCAAATTTAAATGACAATTTATTAACTTCTAATACATTTAATAACAACTATAAATTGTCTTTAATTTTATTTAATCAAAAAATTAATGAAGATTTTAAAATAAATAGTTTTAATCAATCAGAAAATATTGATGATAAAATTCATTTTAATTTTTCTACAAAAAGTAATTTTATTCACTTAAATACTAAAACAATTACAATTTCGGGTAATTGAATGAAAGAAAGCGAATTATTTAATCCGAAAGTTAATACAAATAAAATCAATGATTTTTATTGAAAAAATAAAGAAGTAATTACCATACAAGATTTAAATAATAAAGACAATAATTTTTTTGATGATTTAACATATGAAAATTTAGAAATTTATAGTGCTAGAGTTAATAAACTTGAACAAAAATCAAATGAAAATCAAAGAGCAATATTAACATTTAATTTTAGAAAAAAAATTATTAGTAGTTTAGAATTCAACGACAAAGAATACACTGTTTATTTAGAATTAAAAGTTTCTACAAACGAAAATCCTTATAAAGTTGAAGAAAACAATAATGAAAAAGATAAAAATAACGGAAACAGTGGAAATGGAGACGACGGAAACGACGGAAACGGAAGTGGCGGAAATGGAAGTGGTGGAAACGGAAACGGAGATAACGGAAACGACGGAAACGGAAGTGGTGGAAACGGAAATGGCGATGATGGAAACGGAAGCAATGGAAACGGAAACGGAGATAACGGAAACGGTGGAAATGGAGAAGACGGAAACAACGGAAACGGAAGTGGTGGAAACGGAAATGGCGATGATGGAAACGGTGGAAATGGAAACGGAGATAACGGAAACGGCGGGAATGGAGAAGATGGAAATGGTGGAAATGGAAACGGAGATAACGGAAACGGCGGGAATGGAGAAGATGGAAATGGTGGAAATGGAAACGGCGGAAACGGAAGCAACGGAAACGGAAACGGTGGAAATGGAGATAACGGAAATGGTGGAAACGGAAGTGATGATAATGGGGATGGATCAAATATAGATACATCTCAAATTACTGAAACTGATTTTTCTAAAATGAAATTAGAAGATATGTTTTTCAAAAAATTAACAAACAAAAAAGAATTATCAATTAAAATTTACGAAAATTTACAAAAGCAATTTGAAAAATATTTTGGAAATAATAATGTATCGAATTTAATTGAAATTGAAAATTTTGACAAAATTCTTAATTCTTTAGTAAAAGAACTATCACTAAATGTTGAAAAACTGATTATTAAACCTAAATTTGAAAAGTTATCTGATGATAAAAAATTTATAGGTTATACAACTGTTAATGTAACTAATAATATGTTAGATGTAAATGAATCACCTGAACATAAGAAAAAAGAAAACGAAGATTTTCAAAAAAGTAAAAATCAAAATGACGATGATGATAAAAATGAAAATTCATCAATAAATCCAACAGAAATTGCAGAAACTGATTTTTCTAAAATGATATTTAAAACAATTTCGTTTAAAGAAATTATTGATAAACAAATATTAAAAGATGAAATTTTTAGAGAATTAGTAAAACAAACAACTAAATATTTTGGAAATAATGACATAAAAGAATTGATTGAAATTGAAAAAGAAGAAGATATTATAGATGCTCTATTAAAACCTAAAACTTTAAATTCGATTGTTGCAACATTAATTCCTAAAATGAAAGAATTATCGGATGGAAGAAAATTTAAAGGAAGTGCCAAAATTACTATAACTAATGATTTGTTAAACATTATTCATTCTCCTTTCTATAAAGGAAAGAATAATAAAACAAACGATGGAGAACAAATAAAATCGGCACTTGAATCATTAGACGATTTAAAAAAAACAAGCAATATTCTTTTAATTTCTGGTGTTTTATTAATAACTATAACTTTTTCTTCTTATGGTGGATATGTGTTATATATTAGACGAAGAAAAATAATATAA
- a CDS encoding ABC transporter permease — MKYQNKWNFFKFLWFYLLKKKFTFSFLIVVLLIMMILTMLVKIANSQEQAKLFLIAPIFFSLFASSVYGSNLAITIFKSMESEGLELLFSSKSISRQKIIFSRILVLLIFSFINCIVIFFSFILGLLTSIKIIDSSLYLIISFSSLITNFLCFMLFALIAAIIASKVSRRFAIAFTSLIFTPLLLIGNFSSYFSQTTINSFSKHLNNNFHEIKPYAFATKKMNDSYLIVSRDETSNLFNINNDQIGEKEKREKKLLEFENNLNNYFNSTKNNAIASQILGWTSAPYAFGILNSNYGTDYFNHKKIVASHFLNNIINYSKNDDTRYTYKLTKNSMLNQFQDKNGTFYLVPNAPLITDNVNYAQENWATNDIIYAWEKAETKTSLPQDSYGFTSVQDFAGKLKWPIIDWIIRNSNFDLQIKKIVENNLDNNLSYSQFIDLIKAEIKTLTFLVDLANKQLFNSEINILDYEKQIYIYTAIFYYIFYFDANSQLFKSLVNANNLNSNNQYQQQRFLVPISMADGEIRNYQIGGYSAYIPTLEAIVPETMQGTNDSGIDNNLKARVKLISDDNVQLFAKVSNVYQIERNVDTLANYNLVIFWSSITIILAIVVYYIYKNKDFK, encoded by the coding sequence ATGAAGTATCAAAATAAATGAAATTTTTTTAAGTTTCTATGATTTTATTTATTAAAAAAGAAATTTACCTTTTCTTTTTTAATTGTAGTTTTACTAATAATGATGATTTTAACAATGCTAGTTAAAATCGCTAATAGCCAAGAACAAGCAAAATTATTTTTAATTGCACCAATTTTCTTTTCTTTATTTGCTAGTTCTGTATATGGAAGTAATTTAGCAATTACCATTTTTAAAAGTATGGAAAGCGAGGGATTAGAACTTTTATTTAGTTCTAAATCAATTTCAAGGCAAAAAATCATTTTTTCTAGAATTTTGGTTTTACTGATTTTCTCTTTTATTAACTGTATAGTTATTTTCTTCAGTTTTATTTTAGGATTATTAACTTCCATTAAGATAATAGATTCATCTTTATATTTAATTATTAGTTTTAGTTCGTTGATAACAAATTTTCTTTGCTTTATGCTTTTTGCATTAATAGCTGCAATTATCGCTTCCAAAGTATCACGTCGGTTTGCCATTGCTTTTACAAGCTTAATTTTTACACCATTATTATTAATAGGAAATTTTTCTAGTTATTTTTCGCAAACTACTATCAATAGTTTTTCAAAACATTTAAATAATAATTTTCATGAAATAAAACCTTATGCTTTTGCAACAAAGAAAATGAATGATTCATATTTAATTGTCTCTCGTGATGAAACTTCAAATTTATTTAATATTAATAATGATCAAATAGGCGAAAAAGAAAAGCGAGAAAAGAAATTATTAGAATTTGAAAATAATTTAAATAATTATTTTAATTCAACTAAAAATAATGCAATTGCTTCACAAATTCTGGGTTGAACAAGTGCTCCATATGCCTTTGGAATTTTAAATTCTAATTATGGAACCGATTATTTTAATCATAAAAAAATAGTTGCTTCTCATTTTTTAAATAATATTATTAATTATTCTAAAAATGATGATACAAGATATACTTATAAACTAACAAAAAATTCAATGTTAAATCAATTTCAAGATAAAAACGGAACTTTTTATTTAGTTCCAAATGCTCCTTTAATTACTGATAATGTTAATTATGCTCAAGAAAATTGAGCAACTAACGACATTATTTATGCTTGAGAAAAAGCTGAAACCAAAACTAGTTTACCACAAGATTCTTACGGTTTTACTTCTGTACAAGATTTTGCTGGTAAATTAAAATGACCAATTATTGATTGAATTATTAGAAATTCAAATTTTGATTTACAAATTAAAAAAATAGTTGAAAATAATTTAGATAATAATTTAAGTTATAGTCAGTTTATTGATTTAATAAAAGCTGAAATTAAAACTTTAACCTTTTTAGTTGATTTAGCAAATAAACAATTATTTAATTCTGAAATTAATATTTTAGATTATGAAAAGCAAATTTACATTTATACAGCAATTTTCTATTATATTTTTTATTTTGATGCCAATTCGCAATTATTTAAATCGTTAGTAAATGCAAATAATTTAAATTCAAATAATCAATATCAACAACAAAGATTTTTAGTTCCTATATCAATGGCGGATGGAGAAATTAGAAATTATCAAATTGGTGGTTATAGCGCTTATATTCCAACACTAGAAGCAATTGTTCCTGAAACGATGCAAGGAACAAACGATTCGGGAATTGATAATAACTTAAAAGCAAGGGTAAAATTAATTTCTGATGATAATGTTCAATTATTTGCAAAAGTTTCAAATGTTTATCAAATTGAAAGAAATGTTGATACATTAGCCAATTACAATTTAGTTATTTTTTGATCATCAATTACTATAATTTTAGCAATAGTTGTCTATTATATTTATAAAAATAAGGATTTTAAATAA
- a CDS encoding ABC transporter ATP-binding protein, protein MKKIVEIKNLTKLYNDQKSGIKNISFDIYEGKFHAFIGSNGSGKTTTIKSLVNAYSKFQGEILINGILNTNASAKSLIGYIPEHPKFPPFFTTWDYLYAFALLNYNKQEASEKVDKLIKQFKLEKLKDLKPFNFSSGQKKKVLLSQSIINDPKILIMDEPTANLDPLARRELFEILNSYKELGNTIFISTHELFEISRFVDYVTIIHLGDIIYSGPFLKNSNLEEFYFQKLKEHKKNYEK, encoded by the coding sequence ATGAAAAAAATTGTAGAAATTAAAAATTTAACTAAATTGTATAATGATCAAAAATCAGGAATAAAAAATATTAGTTTTGATATTTATGAAGGCAAATTTCATGCTTTTATAGGTTCAAATGGTTCTGGAAAAACCACTACGATCAAATCGCTTGTTAATGCTTATTCAAAATTTCAAGGCGAGATTTTAATTAACGGTATTTTAAATACAAATGCAAGTGCCAAATCTTTAATTGGTTATATTCCCGAACATCCTAAATTTCCACCATTTTTCACTACTTGAGATTATTTATATGCATTTGCACTATTAAATTATAATAAGCAAGAAGCAAGTGAAAAGGTCGATAAATTAATAAAACAATTTAAATTAGAAAAATTAAAAGATTTAAAGCCATTTAATTTTTCTAGCGGACAAAAGAAGAAAGTGTTATTATCACAGTCAATAATTAACGATCCTAAAATTTTAATTATGGATGAGCCGACAGCCAATTTAGATCCTTTAGCAAGAAGGGAATTATTTGAAATTTTAAATAGTTATAAAGAGCTAGGAAACACCATTTTTATTTCAACTCATGAATTATTTGAAATTAGTAGATTTGTTGATTATGTAACAATTATTCATCTAGGAGATATTATTTATTCAGGTCCTTTTTTAAAAAATAGTAATTTAGAAGAGTTTTATTTTCAAAAATTGAAAGAGCATAAAAAAAATTATGAAAAATAA